The Prochlorococcus sp. MIT 1341 genomic interval ATGGTTTCTTTCAAAGAATGCTTTTGAAGTGAGCTCACGAGTCGGTGAGGGCTAAATACACGTTAATAAATACAGCTCCGTTAAAGAACAATTAATTCATTCCAAAACGTATAAAGCAATTTAAATAAGCAAAAAGGAACAATTTCAGTCAGGATGGTTACCATCAAAGCTTTCTGAAGGCGAACCGTGCCCCTTAGTCAAAAAAAAGACAATTTCATCGACAAAGCCTTCACGGTGATGGCTGAGTTAATAGTCAAGATGATGCCAATCGCAGAAAACGAAAAGAAAGCTTATATCTACTATCGAGAAGGGCTTTCCGCTCAAGACTGCGGAGACTATTCTGAAGCACTTGAATGCTATGAAGAAAGCCTGAAACTTGAAGAGAATGCGGTTGATAGAGGAGAGACACTTAAAAACATGGCCATCATTTACATGAGCAATGGTGATGAAGAGTTAGCACTTGAGACTTACCAAAAGGCCCTTCTCGAGAACCCTAAACAGCCCTCTTGTCTAAAAAACATGGGTTTAATATATGAAAAGCGAGGAAGGCTTGCAGAGCAGGCTGGAAAAAAAGATGAAGCTGACAGCTGGTTTGACCAAGCAGCTGAAGTCTGGGCAAAAGCCGTCAGACTTTATCCAGGAGGATATTTAGATATTGAGAATTGGCTTAAAACAAGTGGTAGAAGCAACATCGATGTATATTTCTAGGCCCTAAGATTTTCCTCTTATTACTTATCAACTTCTAATGACATTATGATTGCCTCGTTAATATTAACTACCTGTATTAACTCAATTGATTTTAAGAACCCTATAGATTCCAACCCACTACCTCGAGGGACAACAGCACGATTGAAACCTAATCTTTCTGCTTCCTGAAGGCGCTGAGAAATTTGTCCCACCGGTCTCAATTGTCCTCCAAGGCCCAATTCCCCAATCAAAACAGTCCCCTTAGGCAAAGATACATCCTTAAAGCTAGAAACAATTGCTGCAGCAATGCCAAGATCTGATGCAGGCTCCTCTACTTCTAAACCACCTGCCACAGCAAGATAACAATCATAACGAGAGAGAGGAAAACCCATATGTTTTTCAAGTACAGCCAAAATTTGATGTAGACGGTTAGTCCCAACCCCAGTAGCAGTTCTTCGTGGGCTGGGATAACTTGTTGAACTAACTAAAGCCTGTACATCAACCAGGAGTGCTCTAGTCCCTTCACATGCAACGATCGTCGCAATACCAGCTGCTGAAGTCCCACTCAAAAACAACTTACTGGGGTTAATAACCTCAGATAGGCCCCTGCCCTGCATTTCAAAAACGCCTAATTCATTTGTTGCTCCAAAACGGTTTTTAACAGCACGCAAAAGTCTATGACTTGCAAATCTATCTCCTTCAAAAGTTAAAACTGCATCGACTAAGTGTTCTAGAACTTTTGGTCCTGCAAGTAGTCCTTCCTTGGTGACATGTCCTACCAAGATCATGGCTATAGAAAGCTTTTTGGCAAGACGCTGCAAAGCAGCTGCGCATTCCCTTACCTGCGCAACTGACCCTGGAGCACTAGATAATTCAGCATCATGTAATGCCTGAATGCTGTCCACAATTGCCACCTCAGGTCTCAAAGATTCCAATTCCTTCAGAACATTCTCTAAATCAGTTTCTGCCAAAAGATGTAAATTTGTCTCCGCTCCTTTAAGACGATTCCAGCGGAGTTTCACCTGTTGAGCAGATTCTTCCGCACTGACATATAAGACAGAACGACTAATTGCCATGGCAGTGGCACTTTGCAACAACAAAGTGCTCTTTCCAATCCCAGGGTCTCCTCCAAGCAAAACAAGTGATCCCGGGACTAAGCCGCTTCCAAGAACCCTGTCAAACTCTTGATATCCACTTCCTAACCTTAATAAAGGATTTTCCTTCAAAGATGCCATTGGCATTGATTTAATACTCCTTGGCTCCTGATCAAAATCAACACTGTTTCGGCGAAGTCTTCCATCAATTGATTGAGCTGATTGCTCAATTAAGGAGTTCCAGTCCCCACAGCTTGAGCAACGTCCAAAGAACTTCTTAGTTTGAGCTCCACAGCTCTGACAAACAAAAAAAGATGTCGTTCTGACCACTTAGGTTTATGTAAAAAGTTAAAGTTGGGGAGATTCATCCCCCACGAAAGAGCGCAGGGGATTTATCTAGGTTCCAACCTCACTAACACAAAAGAGAGTTTTGACGGTATCAAGTCCATCAAAAGAAACGATACTCGTGGTCGATGATGAGGCCAGCATTAGACGAATACTGGAAACTCGTCTGTCGATGATCGGATACCAAGTCGTAACTGCCAGCGACGGTAAAGAAGCTCTAGAACTTTTTCGAAATAACGAACCAGACCTCGTAGTTCTTGATGTCATGATGCCGAAATTAGACGGCTACGGCGTCATTCAAGAGATAAGGAAAGAATCAGATGTGCCTGTTGTCATGTTGACAGCCCTTGGTGATGTTGCCGACAAAATCACGGGCCTTGAGCTAGGCGCAGATGACTACGTAGTGAAACCATTCAGCCCTAAAGAACTTGAAGCTAGAATTAGATGTGTACTTCGGCGGGTTGATAAGGAAGGCATTGCAGGCATCCCAAATTCAGGTGTCATACAAGTCACAAATCTCCGAATAGATACCAACAAACGTCAAGTCTTTCGAGCAGATGAGAGAATTCGTCTGACAGGTATGGAGTTCAGTCTTCTTGAACTCCTAGTCAGCCGATCAGGCGAACCATTCAGTCGAGGTGAAATCCTTAAAGAGGTCTGGGGTTATACACCAGAGCGACATGTGGATACTCGCGTTGTAGATGTCCACATTTCTAGACTGCGGTCAAAGCTCGAGGATGACCCAGCCAACCCAGAGCTTATTCTTACAGCCAGAGGAACAGGCTACTTATTCCAGCGCATTGTCGACTCCCTTGCTTCCGAAGGACCCTGATATAAATCCTGTCCCTGAATCCAGGGTGAGGTCTAGCCGTCCACGTGCAATAAGGCGGCTGGTTATTTGGTATCGCAGAAATGCAGCAGTAACAACAATTGTAGATACCGCGACAAACTCAGCCTCTGCAGCTGGAAATGTTGCAGGTACGGTTGTTTCAAGTGCTAGCTCTGTTGTCACAAATGCTGGTTCGATGGCTGGAAATATGCTGCAGCCACTCGTCTTCGATCCATTAAGAAGGCTGCAAAGTTCTGAAAGTGAGCTTGGCCAAACCCAGCTAAGCAACAAAGATTATCTGTGGATCGCCGTAGATGGCATGGGTGGAGATAATGCCCCTGGCCCTATTCTTGAAGGTTGCATAGAGGCACTCGAACGTCTGCCAATAAAGATCAAATTCGTTGGCGAATCCGACAAAATTGAAAAAGCTACGCAAGCTTTAGGCTTAAAGGATATTTTTGAAGAAGCAAAGACATCCGGACGCATCGAAGTAATAGCTAGCGGTCCTTCAGTAGGAATGAATGAAGAAGCAACTGTTGTTAGAAAGAAGCGTGACGCAAGCATCAACATTGCGATGGATCTAGTCAAGAAAGGAGAGGCCACGGCTATGTATTCGGCAGGCAACTCGGGGGCATTAATGGCATCGGCTATTTTCCGTCTAGGACGGCTTAAGGGAATTGATAGGCCTGCAATAGGAGCTCTATTTCCCACAAAAGATCCTGGCCAACCAGTACTAGTACTTGATGTGGGTGCAAACATGGATTGCAAACCCACCTATCTTCATCAATTCGCTTTACTTGGGAATATCTACTCACGAGATGTTCTCCAAACTAAAATCCCTAGAGTTGGATTATTAAATATTGGTGAGGAAGAATGTAAAGGTAATGATCTTTCCCTACGTACACATGAACTCCTAACTCAAGAAACACGCCTTAGCTTTGCAGGAA includes:
- a CDS encoding photosystem I assembly protein Ycf3, with translation MPLSQKKDNFIDKAFTVMAELIVKMMPIAENEKKAYIYYREGLSAQDCGDYSEALECYEESLKLEENAVDRGETLKNMAIIYMSNGDEELALETYQKALLENPKQPSCLKNMGLIYEKRGRLAEQAGKKDEADSWFDQAAEVWAKAVRLYPGGYLDIENWLKTSGRSNIDVYF
- the radA gene encoding DNA repair protein RadA — its product is MVRTTSFFVCQSCGAQTKKFFGRCSSCGDWNSLIEQSAQSIDGRLRRNSVDFDQEPRSIKSMPMASLKENPLLRLGSGYQEFDRVLGSGLVPGSLVLLGGDPGIGKSTLLLQSATAMAISRSVLYVSAEESAQQVKLRWNRLKGAETNLHLLAETDLENVLKELESLRPEVAIVDSIQALHDAELSSAPGSVAQVRECAAALQRLAKKLSIAMILVGHVTKEGLLAGPKVLEHLVDAVLTFEGDRFASHRLLRAVKNRFGATNELGVFEMQGRGLSEVINPSKLFLSGTSAAGIATIVACEGTRALLVDVQALVSSTSYPSPRRTATGVGTNRLHQILAVLEKHMGFPLSRYDCYLAVAGGLEVEEPASDLGIAAAIVSSFKDVSLPKGTVLIGELGLGGQLRPVGQISQRLQEAERLGFNRAVVPRGSGLESIGFLKSIELIQVVNINEAIIMSLEVDK
- the rpaB gene encoding response regulator transcription factor RpaB, whose protein sequence is MTVSSPSKETILVVDDEASIRRILETRLSMIGYQVVTASDGKEALELFRNNEPDLVVLDVMMPKLDGYGVIQEIRKESDVPVVMLTALGDVADKITGLELGADDYVVKPFSPKELEARIRCVLRRVDKEGIAGIPNSGVIQVTNLRIDTNKRQVFRADERIRLTGMEFSLLELLVSRSGEPFSRGEILKEVWGYTPERHVDTRVVDVHISRLRSKLEDDPANPELILTARGTGYLFQRIVDSLASEGP
- the plsX gene encoding phosphate acyltransferase PlsX; translated protein: MLPKDPDINPVPESRVRSSRPRAIRRLVIWYRRNAAVTTIVDTATNSASAAGNVAGTVVSSASSVVTNAGSMAGNMLQPLVFDPLRRLQSSESELGQTQLSNKDYLWIAVDGMGGDNAPGPILEGCIEALERLPIKIKFVGESDKIEKATQALGLKDIFEEAKTSGRIEVIASGPSVGMNEEATVVRKKRDASINIAMDLVKKGEATAMYSAGNSGALMASAIFRLGRLKGIDRPAIGALFPTKDPGQPVLVLDVGANMDCKPTYLHQFALLGNIYSRDVLQTKIPRVGLLNIGEEECKGNDLSLRTHELLTQETRLSFAGNCEGRDVLSGDFDVVVCDGFTGNVLLKFLESVGSVLLDVLRAELPRGRRGKVGSAFLRSNLKRIKKRLDHAEHGGALLLGVNGICVIGHGSSKALSVVSALRLAHSAASHGVMDDLAELQKTQPSVSRTMKV